One stretch of Cohnella algarum DNA includes these proteins:
- a CDS encoding DUF5605 domain-containing protein: MRFDEQTKIGHIWADPSGRKVLLKHLPYLEGNPYLSFMKMRTLPMLAESDQTFAWPPGLLEAILAELASLAPAPTEDSVPAAAKDYESPATPIASAKVVYPQETEKWGVFEAELRGPRHGNPFVDVELSAEFACGEDGRVVRVPGFYDGDGVYRLRFMPDAEGKWSFVTRSNARSLDRIGGQWTCVPAAAGNRGPVRVRNTFHFAYANGDSYIPVGTTCYAWTHQGRELEEQTLRTLADSPFNKLRMCAFPKFYQYNEDEPELYPFEGSPEEGWDFARFRPEFFRHLENRIADLGRLGIEADLILFHPYDRWGFSEMKPWADDLYLRYATARLAAFRNIWWSLANEYDLMWSKEEADWERFARIVTENDPYGHLISIHNCFKFYDYSRPWITHCSVQRIDVYRTAENANDWREQWRKPVVVDECAYEGNIDLGWGNITGQEMVRRFWEGAVRGGYVGHGETYLHPDDILWWSKGGRLHGTSPARIAFLRKIMEEGPAQGLDPLKSEWDAPSAGVQDEHYLFYYGFNQPSYRSFRMKPGIRYKVEVIDTWNMTIDRLPEPYEGTFRIELPGRPYMAIRMTRV; encoded by the coding sequence ATGAGATTTGACGAGCAGACGAAGATCGGCCATATTTGGGCCGACCCTTCGGGGCGCAAGGTGCTGCTGAAGCACCTTCCCTACCTGGAGGGGAATCCCTATTTGTCGTTTATGAAAATGAGAACGCTGCCGATGCTCGCGGAATCCGATCAGACATTTGCGTGGCCTCCGGGGCTGTTGGAAGCCATTCTGGCGGAGCTTGCGAGCCTTGCGCCCGCCCCGACGGAAGATTCGGTTCCCGCCGCGGCGAAGGATTATGAGAGCCCGGCAACGCCGATCGCATCGGCAAAAGTCGTTTATCCGCAGGAAACGGAGAAGTGGGGCGTCTTCGAGGCGGAGCTTCGCGGGCCAAGGCACGGCAACCCGTTCGTCGATGTCGAGCTGAGCGCCGAGTTTGCTTGCGGCGAGGACGGCCGGGTCGTGCGGGTTCCCGGTTTTTACGACGGGGACGGGGTGTACCGCCTTCGCTTCATGCCGGACGCCGAAGGGAAATGGAGCTTCGTGACGCGGAGCAATGCGCGGTCGCTGGACCGGATCGGCGGACAGTGGACGTGCGTTCCGGCAGCCGCGGGCAACCGCGGGCCGGTGCGGGTGCGGAATACGTTTCATTTTGCGTACGCGAACGGCGATTCTTACATCCCGGTAGGCACGACCTGTTATGCCTGGACCCATCAGGGAAGAGAGCTGGAAGAGCAGACGCTGCGGACGCTGGCCGATTCTCCCTTCAATAAATTGCGCATGTGCGCGTTCCCGAAGTTCTACCAATACAACGAGGATGAGCCCGAGCTTTATCCCTTCGAAGGATCCCCGGAAGAAGGCTGGGACTTCGCCCGCTTCCGGCCGGAGTTTTTCCGGCATTTGGAGAACCGGATTGCCGATTTGGGCAGGCTGGGCATCGAAGCGGACCTGATCTTGTTCCACCCGTACGATCGGTGGGGGTTCTCGGAAATGAAGCCTTGGGCCGACGATCTATACCTGCGATATGCGACCGCCCGGTTGGCGGCATTCCGCAACATATGGTGGTCGCTCGCGAACGAATACGACTTGATGTGGTCGAAGGAAGAAGCGGACTGGGAGCGGTTCGCCCGGATCGTAACGGAGAACGATCCGTACGGACATCTGATCTCGATCCATAACTGCTTCAAGTTCTACGATTACAGCCGGCCATGGATCACGCACTGCAGCGTGCAGCGGATCGACGTTTACCGAACGGCGGAGAACGCGAACGACTGGCGGGAGCAGTGGCGAAAGCCGGTGGTCGTCGACGAATGCGCCTACGAAGGAAATATCGATCTCGGCTGGGGAAACATCACCGGGCAAGAGATGGTTCGCCGCTTCTGGGAAGGGGCGGTGCGAGGCGGCTATGTCGGGCACGGGGAGACGTACCTCCATCCCGACGACATTCTGTGGTGGTCCAAAGGCGGAAGGCTGCATGGGACGAGCCCGGCCAGAATCGCCTTCTTGCGCAAAATCATGGAGGAGGGGCCGGCGCAAGGACTCGATCCGTTGAAGTCGGAATGGGACGCTCCCTCGGCGGGCGTGCAGGATGAGCACTATTTGTTTTACTACGGGTTCAACCAGCCGAGCTACCGGTCATTTCGCATGAAACCCGGCATCCGCTATAAGGTGGAGGTGATCGATACGTGGAACATGACGATCGATCGGCTGCCCGAGCCGTATGAAGGAACGTTTCGCATTGAGCTGCCAGGAAGACCCTATATGGCGATACGTATGACGAGGGTTTAA
- a CDS encoding AraC family transcriptional regulator: MIRLMRLNISKSFMKMIAYMAIAMLLMVALLSKLLYDKFEQIGFDNAYELNQKLLAQLTYNIEYMNETVRTLSITQYFTPGNILLMQAKELNDFDRIKYVHAFHNIIVNNPMLHSAVLYNHRLQQYHYIGAEEDRDLQNMLKDGGSLPVLKPVPRILNENDTLIPVFTYYMFEKRGGNVLEDGALILNVKMDWLRGELLKWIDDDTHYMIVDGSGRVIVDARERYRPFESIEWPIARQPETAGGKESRTIATEDGQKRVISSHAIPGTDWTFVSDAPYDSLFHFILDTRRQTIIYAVLAMLAAVAVSVALSRVFYSPIANLVKKVMSVAGEMSDAKDETDYIAKAFHSSIRQYEVYKTSTRELIKENVLKSLLTESVSAKPPVMGEALRELEAICQAGRSYALVLLTFDQTRLYARMPNSERQLVKLSLFNIADEVFGAWAACAKTDLGDGEYAYLLGTDVQGMGDAMKHLREQIRMIQSLVNRVSRMMTISAIIGQSSGDISRLSELFKNTQRLRQYQMSLGSGCLIEVGDIPERDDKSDYPETAERKLTEAIKAQNAEAMKEAFAQFIASLGCCDNQRLSLSLLQLSLAIGRTLHEMNRSRFEKIELDMDRFHGVILQSDTLEEIRRHFDQLFETVVRQSSQSVATKHQVIVESVIGYIHLHLTDEELSPKAIAAEFRLSVGHLSELFKEAAQKSISRYIFDLRMEKVRYLLKSTDKSVREIAASSGFHNEASFYKAFKNEFGVTPNEYRMHAVVEQMKRPGPM, from the coding sequence ATGATCCGCTTGATGCGCCTGAACATTTCGAAATCGTTCATGAAGATGATCGCGTACATGGCGATAGCGATGCTGCTGATGGTCGCTCTTTTGTCCAAATTACTGTACGACAAATTCGAGCAGATCGGCTTTGACAACGCCTACGAACTCAATCAAAAGCTGCTTGCTCAGTTGACATACAACATCGAGTATATGAATGAGACGGTAAGAACTCTCTCCATCACGCAATATTTCACGCCGGGCAACATATTGCTGATGCAGGCCAAGGAACTGAACGATTTCGACCGGATCAAGTACGTCCATGCGTTTCACAACATTATCGTCAACAACCCGATGCTGCACTCCGCCGTTTTGTACAATCACCGACTTCAACAATACCATTATATCGGAGCCGAGGAAGACCGGGATTTGCAGAACATGCTGAAGGACGGGGGATCGTTGCCCGTATTGAAGCCGGTTCCCCGGATCCTGAACGAGAACGATACGCTTATCCCCGTTTTCACCTACTACATGTTCGAGAAAAGGGGCGGCAACGTGCTCGAAGACGGCGCGCTGATCCTGAACGTGAAGATGGATTGGCTGCGCGGCGAGCTGCTCAAATGGATCGACGACGATACCCATTATATGATCGTCGACGGCAGCGGACGGGTGATCGTCGATGCGAGAGAACGATATCGGCCCTTCGAGTCGATCGAGTGGCCGATCGCGAGGCAGCCGGAAACGGCCGGCGGAAAGGAAAGCCGCACGATCGCGACCGAGGACGGGCAGAAGAGGGTCATCTCCTCGCATGCCATTCCGGGAACGGATTGGACTTTTGTCAGCGATGCGCCGTACGACAGTCTTTTTCATTTCATTCTCGACACGAGGCGGCAGACCATTATATACGCGGTATTGGCGATGCTCGCCGCCGTTGCCGTATCGGTGGCGCTTTCGCGCGTTTTTTATTCCCCGATCGCCAATCTGGTGAAGAAGGTCATGTCGGTTGCCGGAGAAATGAGCGACGCCAAAGACGAGACCGACTATATCGCAAAGGCGTTTCACTCGAGCATCCGGCAGTATGAGGTCTATAAAACGTCGACCCGAGAGCTGATCAAGGAAAATGTGCTGAAATCGCTGCTGACGGAATCCGTATCGGCGAAACCGCCGGTCATGGGGGAGGCGCTGCGCGAACTGGAGGCCATATGCCAGGCGGGCAGATCCTACGCACTCGTCCTGCTGACCTTCGACCAGACCCGGCTGTATGCGAGAATGCCCAACTCCGAGAGGCAGCTGGTAAAGCTCTCGTTGTTCAACATCGCCGACGAGGTGTTCGGCGCTTGGGCGGCCTGCGCGAAAACGGATCTGGGCGACGGCGAGTACGCTTACTTGCTCGGCACGGACGTTCAAGGCATGGGGGATGCGATGAAACATTTGCGGGAGCAGATTCGTATGATACAGTCTCTGGTCAATCGGGTTAGCCGAATGATGACGATTTCGGCCATCATCGGCCAATCGTCCGGCGATATCTCGAGGCTGTCGGAACTGTTCAAAAACACCCAGCGGCTTCGGCAATATCAGATGTCCCTGGGAAGCGGCTGCCTTATCGAAGTCGGCGATATCCCGGAACGGGACGACAAGTCCGACTATCCCGAAACGGCGGAACGCAAGCTGACGGAAGCGATCAAAGCCCAAAACGCCGAAGCGATGAAGGAGGCGTTTGCCCAGTTTATCGCTTCGCTGGGCTGCTGCGACAATCAACGCCTCTCTCTGTCGCTGCTGCAGCTCTCTCTGGCCATCGGCAGAACGTTGCACGAAATGAACCGCAGCCGGTTCGAAAAAATCGAACTCGATATGGACCGGTTTCACGGCGTCATTTTGCAGTCGGATACGCTCGAGGAAATCCGGCGCCATTTCGATCAACTGTTCGAGACGGTCGTCCGGCAATCCTCCCAATCGGTTGCGACCAAGCATCAGGTCATCGTCGAATCGGTTATCGGCTACATTCATCTTCACCTGACCGACGAGGAGCTGAGCCCGAAAGCCATCGCGGCGGAGTTCAGGTTGTCGGTCGGCCATTTGAGCGAACTGTTCAAGGAAGCGGCGCAGAAATCGATATCGAGATACATTTTCGATCTCCGCATGGAGAAGGTTCGTTATCTGCTGAAATCGACGGACAAGAGCGTTCGGGAAATCGCGGCCTCGTCCGGCTTCCACAACGAAGCGAGCTTTTACAAGGCATTCAAAAACGAGTTCGGCGTGACGCCCAACGAATACCGCATGCATGCGGTCGTCGAGCAAATGAAGCGCCCCGGTCCGATGTAA
- a CDS encoding ABC transporter permease, whose protein sequence is MVYRRRQARQLTWLALPAILLLFTFQYLPMGGIVLAFKNFRYDLGVWGSEWAAFDNFKFFFTSADAWRVTRNTIGLNFIFIVVGTIGSVAVAILLSEVHRKWLKQFYQTTMFFPYFLSWPVVALIVYAFLNIDLGILNKGMEWLGLEAVSWYSEPQVWPFVLTAVHFWKYVGHGAIIYYAGIMGFDRTYYEAAAVDGATNGQMRRYLTVPMLAPLVIIMFLISLGNIFHAEFGLFYMVTQDSGILYSTTDVIDTYVYRSLRTIGDIGMASAVGLYQSVVGFVLIVLVNVLIRKHSKENALF, encoded by the coding sequence ATGGTTTATCGAAGAAGACAGGCCAGACAGCTCACATGGTTGGCGTTGCCGGCCATCCTCCTGTTGTTTACGTTTCAATACCTCCCCATGGGCGGTATCGTGCTCGCGTTCAAAAATTTTCGCTACGACCTCGGAGTGTGGGGCAGCGAATGGGCGGCCTTCGACAATTTCAAATTCTTCTTTACTTCCGCCGATGCGTGGAGAGTAACGAGGAACACGATCGGCCTGAACTTCATCTTTATCGTCGTCGGCACGATCGGCTCCGTCGCCGTGGCGATTCTGCTCAGCGAGGTCCATCGAAAATGGCTGAAACAATTTTACCAGACCACGATGTTCTTTCCTTATTTTCTATCGTGGCCGGTCGTCGCCCTGATCGTGTACGCGTTCTTGAACATCGACCTGGGCATCCTGAACAAAGGCATGGAATGGTTAGGATTGGAAGCGGTTTCGTGGTACTCCGAGCCTCAGGTCTGGCCCTTCGTTTTGACGGCGGTGCACTTCTGGAAGTATGTCGGCCACGGCGCGATCATCTATTACGCGGGAATTATGGGGTTTGACCGAACCTACTACGAAGCGGCGGCGGTGGACGGGGCGACGAACGGCCAAATGCGCCGGTATTTAACGGTGCCGATGCTGGCTCCCTTGGTCATTATCATGTTCCTGATCAGCCTCGGGAACATCTTTCACGCCGAGTTCGGGCTCTTCTATATGGTCACGCAGGATAGCGGCATTCTTTACTCGACGACGGACGTCATCGATACCTATGTGTACCGTTCTTTGCGAACGATCGGCGATATCGGCATGGCTTCGGCAGTCGGGCTGTATCAATCTGTCGTCGGGTTCGTGCTCATCGTGCTGGTCAATGTGCTGATTCGGAAACACAGCAAAGAAAACGCTTTATTCTAA
- a CDS encoding Ig-like domain-containing protein, producing the protein MQQLTVQPASTLLEVGDRLGLAVSFEPADATFRSVEWSSSNPLAAKVDANGIVTAASSGEAVIAATASDGGIRATSVVQVQPSDIVLGELLHETFNRQPIGSPPAGWSFTTTDGAFAVIAEAPSTSGQAMHIVKPIPTDSSFYARNVLLQPASKTTLVVRAMAMQNNAMAYPASVIGTNGQSVAQVAFYNDGYLAVLVGTTWQRVQPYEPGRWYEFRLELDADAGTYNFFIDGSIVRTRLPFLNPVARIEQLQFGIYRTESGAIYLDWIAAYDYRAVETIGLEPAEFRLSVGNRQQATARIMPDNAAFRCVEWSSSDPGVAEVDMNGIVTGKSAGEATITATSADGSLSASAAVEVFYQPVTGIELNAAEATHPVDSILDLEAIVQPANATDRGVRWSSSDETVAVVNEEGEAFLVGTGTAVIAAVSNDGEFRAECAVTVVPRTVQADYYVSPDGDDGNPGTEAAPFGTLERARDAVRAIQRPLIGDVRVILRGGTYALNDTFALDERDSGSNGYRIVYQAYSGEKAVIGGGKAITGWTLHDPEKNIYRAYAGGDIETRQLYVNGVRGIRARSAGGLSNATWDDGVVGHTTTDTFLAEWGNVSDMEMVYKSLWTNSRMGVESITAENGIATIKMKQPGWYYVTHKGSHSAKAPWYYENAYELLDEEGEWYLDRTTDTFYYKPREGEDLASAEVIAPVLEKLITAEGSSLDAPIRDVRFEGLSFAYTTWLHPNGSIGHPDAQNNHIRTNGIDTLPDAAITVRRANGIVFERNEFSKLGSTALKMVQGVRNSMIRGNKFYDLSGGAVTIGEPTRNDPPSSIRRTAGCS; encoded by the coding sequence GTGCAACAACTGACGGTACAGCCGGCTTCCACCCTTCTCGAGGTCGGCGATCGCTTGGGCTTGGCCGTATCGTTCGAGCCGGCGGACGCGACGTTCCGTTCAGTCGAATGGAGTTCGAGCAATCCGCTCGCGGCGAAAGTGGATGCGAACGGGATCGTGACCGCGGCAAGCTCGGGCGAAGCCGTCATCGCGGCCACGGCATCGGACGGCGGCATCCGGGCGACGAGCGTCGTCCAGGTGCAGCCTTCGGACATCGTGCTAGGCGAATTGCTGCACGAGACGTTCAACCGCCAGCCGATCGGATCGCCGCCTGCCGGCTGGTCGTTCACGACAACCGACGGGGCTTTCGCGGTAATCGCCGAAGCTCCGTCGACATCCGGCCAGGCCATGCATATCGTCAAGCCGATTCCGACGGACTCGAGCTTCTATGCAAGGAACGTCCTTTTGCAGCCCGCCTCCAAAACGACGCTCGTCGTCCGGGCGATGGCGATGCAAAACAACGCGATGGCATACCCCGCATCGGTCATCGGAACGAACGGGCAGTCGGTTGCGCAAGTCGCGTTTTACAACGACGGATATTTAGCGGTGCTCGTCGGCACGACATGGCAGCGGGTTCAGCCTTACGAGCCCGGCCGCTGGTACGAGTTCCGGCTCGAGCTTGACGCCGATGCCGGGACCTACAATTTCTTCATCGACGGGTCGATCGTCCGAACGCGGCTTCCGTTTCTCAACCCCGTCGCCCGGATCGAACAATTGCAGTTCGGAATCTATCGAACGGAGAGCGGGGCGATCTATCTGGATTGGATCGCCGCTTACGACTACCGCGCCGTCGAAACGATCGGGCTGGAGCCGGCGGAGTTCCGGCTGTCCGTCGGGAACCGGCAGCAGGCGACCGCGAGGATCATGCCGGATAACGCCGCTTTTCGATGCGTCGAATGGAGCTCGAGCGATCCGGGCGTCGCCGAGGTGGATATGAACGGAATCGTCACGGGCAAAAGCGCCGGGGAGGCGACGATCACGGCAACGTCGGCGGATGGGAGCCTGAGCGCCTCCGCAGCCGTCGAAGTCTTTTACCAGCCGGTTACGGGAATCGAATTGAACGCAGCCGAAGCGACGCACCCGGTCGATTCCATCCTCGATCTTGAAGCGATCGTGCAGCCGGCGAATGCGACGGATCGGGGCGTGCGTTGGAGTTCGAGCGACGAAACCGTCGCCGTCGTCAACGAGGAAGGGGAAGCGTTCCTCGTCGGAACGGGCACGGCCGTCATTGCCGCCGTGTCGAACGATGGCGAGTTTCGCGCGGAATGCGCCGTAACGGTCGTTCCGCGAACCGTGCAAGCGGACTATTACGTGTCTCCTGACGGCGACGACGGCAATCCGGGGACGGAGGCGGCCCCGTTCGGGACGCTGGAGCGGGCTCGCGATGCCGTCCGGGCGATTCAGCGTCCGCTGATCGGGGACGTGAGGGTCATTCTTCGCGGCGGAACGTACGCGCTGAACGATACGTTTGCGCTGGACGAACGGGATTCGGGCTCGAACGGCTACCGCATCGTCTATCAGGCTTATTCCGGCGAGAAGGCGGTGATCGGCGGCGGCAAGGCGATCACGGGATGGACGCTGCACGATCCGGAGAAGAACATTTACCGCGCCTACGCGGGCGGCGATATCGAAACCCGCCAATTGTACGTCAACGGCGTGCGGGGCATACGGGCGCGAAGCGCAGGCGGACTTTCAAACGCGACGTGGGACGACGGCGTGGTCGGCCATACGACGACGGATACGTTTCTGGCCGAGTGGGGGAACGTATCCGATATGGAAATGGTATACAAATCATTGTGGACCAATTCGCGCATGGGCGTGGAATCGATCACCGCGGAGAACGGGATTGCGACGATCAAGATGAAGCAGCCCGGCTGGTATTACGTTACGCATAAAGGAAGCCATTCGGCCAAGGCGCCCTGGTATTACGAGAACGCCTACGAGCTGCTCGACGAGGAAGGCGAATGGTATCTGGACCGGACGACCGATACGTTCTATTACAAACCGAGGGAAGGAGAGGATCTCGCTTCGGCCGAGGTTATCGCTCCGGTCCTGGAGAAATTGATAACGGCGGAGGGCAGCAGCCTGGATGCGCCGATCCGGGACGTTCGGTTCGAAGGGTTGAGCTTTGCTTATACGACCTGGCTGCATCCGAACGGAAGCATCGGCCACCCGGACGCCCAGAACAATCACATCCGCACGAACGGCATCGACACCCTTCCCGATGCCGCCATAACGGTCAGAAGAGCGAACGGCATCGTCTTCGAGCGGAACGAATTCAGCAAGCTCGGTTCCACTGCTTTGAAGATGGTTCAAGGCGTTCGCAACAGCATGATCCGCGGCAACAAGTTCTATGATCTTTCGGGCGGGGCGGTCACTATCGGGGAACCGACCCGCAACGACCCGCCATCTTCGATCCGCCGGACAGCCGGCTGCTCATGA
- a CDS encoding carbohydrate ABC transporter permease: MSGTRSRTARWIAHIPLLLLSIACIAPIALMVSISLSSGERIAATGYSFWPQDINLEAYEYVFMASERIFRAYGVSLFVTITGTFLSLLVMSMIAYPLSRRDYIHRGKLMFYVVFTMLFHGGLVPTYIVISNYLQMKDTLWVLILPYLAAPWFIIMLRTYFSQLSHEIIEAATVDGCSEKRILFTLIIPMSKPALATIGLLTVLRYWNDWFLGLLYIDSTNLYPLQLLLYVMMANIQELLRTALDTGIVEIADFPSEAARMAMALVVAGPMLLVFPFFQKYFVKGLADGAVKG; this comes from the coding sequence ATGTCCGGAACCCGATCCCGAACGGCCAGATGGATCGCGCACATCCCGCTGTTGCTGCTGTCCATCGCCTGCATTGCGCCCATTGCGCTCATGGTCTCGATCTCGCTGTCCTCCGGGGAGAGAATCGCGGCGACGGGGTATTCGTTTTGGCCCCAAGACATCAATCTGGAGGCGTACGAGTATGTGTTCATGGCGTCGGAGCGCATTTTTCGGGCTTACGGCGTTTCGTTGTTCGTCACGATAACCGGAACGTTTCTTTCTCTGCTGGTCATGTCCATGATTGCCTACCCATTGTCCAGAAGAGATTACATCCATCGGGGCAAGCTGATGTTTTATGTCGTCTTTACGATGCTGTTTCACGGAGGACTCGTTCCCACTTACATTGTCATTTCGAATTATCTTCAGATGAAGGATACGCTCTGGGTGTTGATTTTGCCCTATCTCGCCGCTCCCTGGTTCATCATTATGCTGCGGACCTACTTCTCGCAGCTGTCCCACGAGATCATCGAAGCGGCGACGGTGGACGGTTGCAGCGAAAAACGCATTTTGTTCACCTTGATCATCCCGATGAGCAAGCCGGCGCTGGCGACGATCGGATTGCTTACGGTGCTAAGGTATTGGAACGACTGGTTTCTCGGGCTGCTGTATATCGACAGTACGAATTTATATCCGCTGCAATTGCTCCTGTACGTCATGATGGCCAATATCCAGGAATTGCTTAGAACGGCGCTGGATACGGGCATCGTGGAAATCGCCGACTTCCCGTCGGAAGCGGCGCGCATGGCGATGGCGCTTGTCGTGGCCGGGCCGATGCTGCTCGTATTCCCCTTTTTCCAAAAATACTTTGTCAAAGGATTGGCGGATGGAGCGGTCAAAGGGTAG
- a CDS encoding ABC transporter substrate-binding protein: MKVGKKAGFLGIALALAFAALAGCGTSNEKPAAETQTPVQTGASETPDALPPAKLVWLLRASPQTDGAAVQEAFNKIVKEKINAEVELRFIDGGVYDTKIKTMIAAGETFDLAFASSSLGGDFYGSVAKGAFIPLDDLIKTYAPQTFASIPEDFWEAVTVDKRIYGVPNYQIVARQNGVVVQQRMLDKYAFDLTGVNKLEELEPLLKSMKEGESSNSTPFYMSKAGIWKDMLTYYGFDSILSPMSPGTVKIGDDSLKVINQYTEPSFLEHIKLIRDWYEKGYINKDVATAQVGSTSDGSLSLSMWNNIKPGGNAEMKALVGGNDVAQHVLDRPFVTTANISITLQAISRTSKNPERAMMLIELMNTDKELYNLLSFGIENKHYKKTGADRIEPIADSGYFPNKSWSFGNQFNAYLLPEQPDDVWQQTIDLNNRAERSKLLGFNFDIEPVKAEIAQTQSVLDEYTPGLLTGSVDPEKYLPQFLDRLKAAGADAIIAEKQKQIDAWKASR; the protein is encoded by the coding sequence ATGAAAGTCGGAAAAAAGGCGGGGTTCCTTGGTATTGCCTTGGCGTTGGCATTCGCGGCTTTGGCCGGGTGCGGCACGTCGAACGAGAAGCCGGCAGCGGAAACGCAAACGCCGGTACAGACCGGAGCGAGCGAAACGCCGGATGCGCTGCCTCCTGCGAAGCTGGTCTGGCTGCTAAGGGCATCGCCGCAGACGGACGGGGCCGCCGTTCAGGAAGCGTTCAATAAAATCGTAAAAGAGAAAATCAACGCGGAAGTGGAGCTTCGTTTTATTGACGGCGGCGTATACGATACGAAAATCAAAACGATGATCGCGGCAGGAGAAACGTTCGATCTCGCCTTCGCTTCCTCCTCGCTTGGCGGGGATTTTTACGGGAGCGTGGCCAAAGGGGCGTTTATTCCGCTCGACGATTTGATCAAGACGTACGCTCCGCAGACGTTCGCGTCCATTCCCGAAGACTTCTGGGAGGCGGTCACGGTCGACAAGCGCATCTACGGCGTCCCGAACTATCAAATCGTGGCCAGGCAAAACGGCGTCGTCGTGCAGCAGCGGATGCTCGACAAATATGCGTTCGACCTGACCGGCGTGAACAAGCTGGAGGAACTGGAGCCCCTGCTTAAAAGCATGAAAGAAGGAGAGAGCAGCAACAGCACGCCGTTTTACATGTCGAAGGCGGGCATTTGGAAAGATATGCTGACTTATTACGGCTTCGATTCGATCCTGTCCCCGATGTCGCCCGGAACCGTCAAAATCGGCGACGACAGCCTGAAGGTCATCAACCAGTATACCGAGCCGTCCTTCCTGGAGCATATCAAGCTGATCCGCGACTGGTACGAGAAGGGCTATATCAACAAGGACGTGGCGACCGCCCAGGTCGGCAGCACCTCCGACGGAAGCCTGTCGCTCAGCATGTGGAACAATATCAAGCCTGGCGGAAACGCGGAGATGAAAGCGCTTGTAGGCGGGAATGACGTCGCGCAGCACGTGCTGGACCGGCCGTTCGTCACGACGGCGAATATTTCGATTACGCTGCAAGCGATCAGCCGGACGTCCAAAAACCCCGAGCGGGCGATGATGCTCATCGAACTGATGAACACGGACAAGGAACTGTACAACTTGCTCAGCTTCGGCATCGAGAACAAGCATTACAAGAAGACAGGCGCCGACCGCATCGAACCGATTGCCGACAGCGGCTACTTCCCGAACAAGTCCTGGTCGTTCGGCAACCAGTTTAACGCGTACCTGCTGCCGGAGCAGCCCGACGACGTCTGGCAGCAAACGATCGATCTCAACAATCGGGCGGAACGTTCCAAGCTGCTTGGATTCAACTTCGATATCGAACCGGTCAAAGCGGAAATCGCGCAAACCCAATCGGTGCTCGACGAGTATACTCCGGGATTGCTGACGGGCTCCGTCGATCCGGAAAAGTATTTGCCGCAATTTTTGGACCGGCTGAAGGCGGCCGGGGCGGATGCCATCATCGCTGAGAAGCAGAAGCAGATCGACGCCTGGAAGGCATCGCGGTAA